TTGTAATCGAGGGGTAAGGAGCCGGCGGTCAGGGCTCCGGCCCCGGCCTATTGCTGGTAGCCGTAGAGGCGCCAGACGCCGTTCTCGCGGCGCGCCACCTCGAGCTCGCGCTCCCACCAGAAGAGCGACATCCACTGCCCGATGAGGGGGAGCCGCCCCGTCACTTCGCCGGTCGAGTAGACCCAGGCCTGCTCGCCGACCATGCGCACCTCGTCGATGCGGATCCGGGCGCGCAGGACCTCGTACACCTGGAACATCGTGAGGAGCTGCCCCCGGATGGCGGTCTTGGTGAGGGGACCGGTGCGGTACTGATCCGACACCAGGGCGAGCACCCCCGGGGCGTCCTTGGCCTCGAAGCGCTGGATGGCCTGGCCGAGGGCGGCCTGGAGCTCCTGGACCACCCGCGCGGGGGCGGGCACCCCGGGGAGACTCGGACGGCCAGGGACGGGCGGCGAAGGCGCGGGACTCGGGGTGGGGGCGGGGGTCGGGGGAGCGGGAACCGGCGCCGGGACAGGAGGTGGCGGCGGGGGTGGCGGAACCTGGGCGTGCGCGGGGAGCGTTCCGGCGGTCACCGCCGCGAGCAGCAGCAAGAGCCGCCGCGCGAGAGGCCCGCCCGCCCTCACTGCCTCCGACCGTTGAGCGCTTCTTCGAGGCGGCGCCCCAGGACCTGGCGGGGACGCCAGCTCGGGCGCCAGGCCAGGACGCGGCGCGGGAGCCCGCGGAAGTCGTCGAAGAGCGAGTACACGACGGGCGTGATGATGAGCGTCACGATGAGGCAGAGAGCCTGCCCTCCGACCACCGCCACCGCCAGGGCCGCGCGCGAGGCGGAGCCGTCGCCGCGCCCCAGGGCGACCGGCAGCATGCCGGCGATGATGGCCAGGGTCGTCATGAGGATCGGCCGCAGTCGCGCCCGGTCGGCCTCCATCTGGGCCTCGAAGCGGGGCAGCCCGCGCGCGCGCAGCACGTTCGTGTAGTCGACCTGCAGGATCGCGTTCTTCTTCACCACGCCCATCAGCAGGAACATCCCCATGATGGCGTAGATGTTCAGGGTGTTGCCGGTCAGGACCAGGGCCAGCAGGCCGAAGGGCAGGGCCAGGAACATGGAGCTCATGATCGTGATCGGATGGACGAAGCTCTCGAATTGCGCGCCCAGGACCATGTAGATGAAGGTGAGGGCGAGGACGAAGGCGACCAGGAAGTTCCAGAACGCTTCCTGCATGAGCTTGGCCTGGCCGAGGGGGATGACCTGGTAGCCGGACGGCATGTCGAGCTCCCGGACGATCGCCAGCGCCTGCTGCATGGCCTCGCCGAGCGGCTTCTGGTAGAGGTTCGAGGACACCGTCATCTGCCGTTCCTGGGCGTACCGGTCGATCTGTCCCGGGCTCATGCCGGGCGTGAGGCGCGCCAGGTTCGCGAGGCGCACGAGCTGGCCGCCGGCGGCCGGCACCGTCAGGTCGGGGAGCCGGTGGCCGTCACGGCGGAACGGCTCGCCGAGACGCAGCCGGACGTCGTACTGCTCGCCCGCCTCGCGGTAGAAGCCGACCTTCTCGCCAGCCACCAGGACGCGGATGCTGGCGGCGACGTCGGCCATGCGGACGCCGAGATCCGCCGCCCGCTGCCGGTCGACCTCGAGCTGGATCTCGGGGCTCCGCTGCGCCTGTCCCGTGTCCACGTCGACGAAGCCCGGGATGGCCGAGAGACGCTGGACCAAGGTGTCGGCGTAGCTCGTGAGGCGGTCGAGATCCGATCCGCGCAGGATGAGGTTGAACGGCGTCTGCCGGAATCCGCCGCCGGAGACCAGGCTGACCTGCTGGACGCTGGCGCGGAGATCGGGGAACGCGCGGAGGCGGCGGCGAGCTTCCTGCATGATGTCGAACTGGCTGCGCCTCCGCTGGGCGAGCGGACGGAGCCCGACGTAGATCGACACGTCGGTCACGTTGGACACGAAGCCCCCGCGGGCGCCGATGGTCGTGAAGACCCGCTCCACCTCGGGGATCGCGCGGAGCTCCCCCTCGAGACGCTGCGTGATCATGTCCGACTGCCCGAGCGAGGAGCCCGGCGGCGTCTCCACGATGACCTCGAATTCCGACATGTCGTCGGCCACGATGAAGTCGAGCTTGAGGCTACGGGAGAGATAGAGCGTCCCGGCGACCAGGAGCAGCGTGGCCACCACGGTGAGGAGCCGGTTCCGGAGACCCACGCGGAGAATCGCCTCGTAGCCCGCCTCCAGGCGGCGGTAGAGTCCCGACTGGCCGTGCCCCGCCGCGTGTCCCGTCCCGGCAGCCTCCCCGCGCCCCCTGAGGACGCGCGCCGCCAGCATCGGGACCAGCGTGAAGGCGACCAGGAGGGACACCAGGATGGCGAAGCTGACGGTGAGCCCGAAGCTCCGCCAGAACCGGCCGACCAGCCCCCCCATGAAGGCCACCGGAAAGAAGATGGCGGTGAGCGAGAGGGTCGTCGCCAGGACGGCGAGGGCGATTTCCCGGGCGCCGGTGACGGCCGCCTCCCGCGGCGAGCGCTGCTCCTCGTCGATGTGCCGGAAGATGTTCTCCAGCACGATGATGGCGTCGTCGATGACGATGCCGGTGGAGACCGACAGGCCGAGCATGGTGATGTTGTTCAGCGTGAAGCCGGCCATCCGCATGACGAAGAACGTCGCGATGATCGAGGTCGGGATGGACACCGCCGCGATCAGCGCCGGCCGCCAGTTCCGCCAGCCGAGGAAGAGCCAGACGATGAGGCTGGCGAAGAGGGCGCCCAGCATGAGGTGATGCTGGACCTCGCCGAGGGCGCGCTTGATGAAGCGGGACTGATCGCGCACGGCTTCGACGGAGATGTCGCCGGGCAGCGTCGCCCGGAGCTCGGCGAGCTTGGCCTTCACGCGGTCGACCACGGCGACGGTGTTGGTCCCCGACTGCTTGCGGACCAGCAGGGAGACGGCGTTGCGGCCGTCCAGCCGGGACAGCGACCGCGGCTCCTCCTCGGCGTCGAGCACCTGGCCGATGTCACGGATGCGGACCGGCCCCCGGGGGGTCTCGGCCACGACGAGCCCCTCGAAGTCGGCGACGCGCTCGATGCGGCCGAGGGTGCGCAGCCCCTCCTCCCGCTGCGGGCCGGTCAGGCGGCCCCCGGGGATCTCCACGTTCTGCTGCAGGAGGGCGGTGCGCACCTGCTGGACCGAGAGCCCGTAGGCGGTGAGCCGGTTGGGGTCGACGTCGATCTGGATCTCGCGCTTCCGGTCGCCGACCAGCGTGATGGCGCCGATGTCCTTCACCGCCTCCAGGCCCCGCTTGATGCGCTTGTCGGCGATCTCGGTGATCTCGCGCGCCGAGCGGCGGCCCGAGACGACCAGCGCCATGACGGGAGCGGCGTCGACGTCGAACTTCTCGATGACGGGCGATTCGGTGCCGGGGGGGAGCTGGGAGACGATGGCGGCGACCTTCTCGCGCACGTCGTTGGCGGCCTCGTCGATGTTCCGCTCCAGGATGAACGAGACGAAGACCTGGGACCGGCCCTCGAGCGTCGTGGAGCGGAGCTCGTCGATGCCGTTGATGGTGTTGACGGCGGCCTCGATGCGCTTGGTGATCTGGCTCTCGATCTCCTCGGGGCCGGCGCCCGGCAGCTGGGTGGTGATGGTGACGGTGGGGATGTCCACCTTGGGGAACAGATCGAGGCCGAGCTCCCGATAGGAGGCGAGCCCGAGCACCACCAGCGAGACGACCAGCATGGTGGCGAAGACGGGGCGCCGGACGCAGAGGTCGACGAGCGACACGGCGCTACCTGGTCGCCGCCGGAGGCGGCGAGGCCGGCCGGGGGGTCGGCGGCGCCACCGCGACCGGCGCGCCGTCGTAGAGCTGGGCGAGCGATGATGTGGCGACCGTCTCGCCGGGCTTGACGCCCTCGAGGATCTCGACCCGACCCGCCTCGCGGAGGCCGGCCTTGACCTGCCGCTCCTGGGCCTTCCCGTTGGCGACGACGAAAACCTTGGTGAGGCCGACGGCGTAGACCACCGCCTCGGCCGGGACGAAGGGCACCCGCGCCTCCTGTCGGGTCAGGACGCCGCCGCGGGCGAAGAAGCCCGGCCGCAGGAAGCCCGGCCCGTTGGGGACCCGCGCCTCGAGGGCCAGGGTGCGCGTCTGGACCTCCACGGCCGGCGAGATCCGCGTCACCCGGCCGGAGAACGTGCGGTCGGGGTAGGCCTCGACCTGGAGGCGGACGTCCTGGCCGATCCGGACCTCGGGGGCGAACCGCTCGGGAATCGTCCCCGTGTACTTGAGGGGATCGGTCGCCACCAGCGTGAAGATGGCGGTACTGTCCTTGACGAATTCTCCCACCGACGCGTGGCGGCGCGCGACGAACCCGCCCATCGGGGCGACGACCGTCGTGTCGCCGACCCGCTTCCGGCCGAGCTCGAGGGCCGCCTCCCGCTGCCGGACCTGCGCCTCCGCCGCCTTGACCGCTCCCAGGTCGGCCTGGAGCTGGGCCTCGGCGACCTGGACCTGGTCGGTGTGCTGATTGAGGGCCGTCTCGGCCGACTGGAGCTGGGCCTGGGCCATGGCGTACTGGGCCTGGGCCTGGTCGACGTCGCGGGCGGCGATGAGCTGCTTGGCGGCGAGCTCACGGTTGCGGTCGAGCTCGAGCCGCTTCCACTGGGCGTCGGCTCGGGCGCGATCGACGTCGGCCACCAGGGCCCGGCGACTCTCCCGGGTGCGCTGGAGGTTGGCGCGGGAGGCCTCCGCGGTGGCCCGGGCCCGGGCGAGATTTTCGCGGCCTGCCAGGAGGTCGGCCTGGAGCTGGTCGAGGCCGAGGTCAGCCTCGCGGCGGTCCAGCTCGGCCAGGAGCTGCCCGGCCGAAACCCGATCGCCGAGGTCCGCGTAGAGCCGCAGGAGCGTCCCCGTCGCCTGGGACTTGGCGACGACCTCCTCCCACGCCAGGAGGCTCCCGACCGTCTCCACGCTCCGCTGGACGGCGCGGCCCTCGGCCACGGCCGTCGTGATGCGGATAACCGGCCGCTCGGCTCCGCCCCCGGTCGGCTCGCGGCGCTCGGACGTCGCCTGGCTCGACTGTCCGCAGGCGCCGAGGGCCAGCAGGACGAGCAGCAGAGGCGTGAGGAACCGCGTCCCCATGCCTCAGGCCTCCAGCGTGGCGGCGGAGACGAGCGCGTCGAGCCCGGCGATCACCTTGCGGCGCTCGTCCGCCGACAGGCGGCCGAGAAGGGCCGACACCCCTTGCAGCTGGAATCCCTCCAGCTCGCGGGCGAGCGCGTCCCCCTCGCGGGTCAGACGGAGGCGTGTGGCGCGACGGTCCTGGGGGTCCTCCTGCCGGACGAGGAACCGCTTCTCGGCGAGGCGATCGACCACCTGGCTCATCGCCGGCAGCGTCACGCCGTAGGCTCGGGCGACCGTGCTCACGAAGGGACCGGGGTGGCGGTGGATGTGGAGG
This sequence is a window from Candidatus Methylomirabilota bacterium. Protein-coding genes within it:
- a CDS encoding efflux RND transporter permease subunit, translated to MSLVDLCVRRPVFATMLVVSLVVLGLASYRELGLDLFPKVDIPTVTITTQLPGAGPEEIESQITKRIEAAVNTINGIDELRSTTLEGRSQVFVSFILERNIDEAANDVREKVAAIVSQLPPGTESPVIEKFDVDAAPVMALVVSGRRSAREITEIADKRIKRGLEAVKDIGAITLVGDRKREIQIDVDPNRLTAYGLSVQQVRTALLQQNVEIPGGRLTGPQREEGLRTLGRIERVADFEGLVVAETPRGPVRIRDIGQVLDAEEEPRSLSRLDGRNAVSLLVRKQSGTNTVAVVDRVKAKLAELRATLPGDISVEAVRDQSRFIKRALGEVQHHLMLGALFASLIVWLFLGWRNWRPALIAAVSIPTSIIATFFVMRMAGFTLNNITMLGLSVSTGIVIDDAIIVLENIFRHIDEEQRSPREAAVTGAREIALAVLATTLSLTAIFFPVAFMGGLVGRFWRSFGLTVSFAILVSLLVAFTLVPMLAARVLRGRGEAAGTGHAAGHGQSGLYRRLEAGYEAILRVGLRNRLLTVVATLLLVAGTLYLSRSLKLDFIVADDMSEFEVIVETPPGSSLGQSDMITQRLEGELRAIPEVERVFTTIGARGGFVSNVTDVSIYVGLRPLAQRRRSQFDIMQEARRRLRAFPDLRASVQQVSLVSGGGFRQTPFNLILRGSDLDRLTSYADTLVQRLSAIPGFVDVDTGQAQRSPEIQLEVDRQRAADLGVRMADVAASIRVLVAGEKVGFYREAGEQYDVRLRLGEPFRRDGHRLPDLTVPAAGGQLVRLANLARLTPGMSPGQIDRYAQERQMTVSSNLYQKPLGEAMQQALAIVRELDMPSGYQVIPLGQAKLMQEAFWNFLVAFVLALTFIYMVLGAQFESFVHPITIMSSMFLALPFGLLALVLTGNTLNIYAIMGMFLLMGVVKKNAILQVDYTNVLRARGLPRFEAQMEADRARLRPILMTTLAIIAGMLPVALGRGDGSASRAALAVAVVGGQALCLIVTLIITPVVYSLFDDFRGLPRRVLAWRPSWRPRQVLGRRLEEALNGRRQ
- a CDS encoding efflux RND transporter periplasmic adaptor subunit, translated to MGTRFLTPLLLVLLALGACGQSSQATSERREPTGGGAERPVIRITTAVAEGRAVQRSVETVGSLLAWEEVVAKSQATGTLLRLYADLGDRVSAGQLLAELDRREADLGLDQLQADLLAGRENLARARATAEASRANLQRTRESRRALVADVDRARADAQWKRLELDRNRELAAKQLIAARDVDQAQAQYAMAQAQLQSAETALNQHTDQVQVAEAQLQADLGAVKAAEAQVRQREAALELGRKRVGDTTVVAPMGGFVARRHASVGEFVKDSTAIFTLVATDPLKYTGTIPERFAPEVRIGQDVRLQVEAYPDRTFSGRVTRISPAVEVQTRTLALEARVPNGPGFLRPGFFARGGVLTRQEARVPFVPAEAVVYAVGLTKVFVVANGKAQERQVKAGLREAGRVEILEGVKPGETVATSSLAQLYDGAPVAVAPPTPRPASPPPAATR
- a CDS encoding MarR family transcriptional regulator produces the protein MSRPLTAPSLHDDARRLLELLHAMASSAFRPILWKRALELELTYAQAQVLLHIHRHPGPFVSTVARAYGVTLPAMSQVVDRLAEKRFLVRQEDPQDRRATRLRLTREGDALARELEGFQLQGVSALLGRLSADERRKVIAGLDALVSAATLEA